From a region of the Rouxiella sp. S1S-2 genome:
- a CDS encoding aldo/keto reductase family oxidoreductase → MEQRTRIAPQGPEFSTMICGYWRLMEWGMTAQQLLAFIEQHVELGMTTADHADIYGNYQCEAAFGAAMKLKPALREKMQLVSKCGISTTAAPGNRIGHYITDKAYIVAQAERSLVNLHTDYLDLLLIHRPDPLMDADDTAEGLIALHQSGKVKHFGVSNFTPAQFQLLQSRLPFALVTNQVEISPIHQPAILDGTLDSCQQARIHPMAWSCLGQGRIFNDAEFKPLRDELQKVAEEVGALTIDQVIYAWIMRLPSKPLPILGTGKIERVVSAWEALSLNLDRQQWFRIRKAALGYDVP, encoded by the coding sequence ATGGAACAACGTACGCGCATTGCACCGCAAGGACCGGAATTTTCCACGATGATCTGTGGATATTGGCGGTTGATGGAGTGGGGCATGACAGCGCAACAACTGTTGGCCTTTATCGAGCAGCACGTCGAGTTGGGAATGACTACCGCCGATCATGCCGACATTTACGGAAACTATCAGTGTGAGGCTGCCTTTGGTGCGGCGATGAAATTGAAGCCGGCGCTGCGTGAGAAGATGCAGTTGGTGAGTAAATGTGGCATTTCAACCACCGCCGCCCCGGGTAATCGCATCGGCCACTACATTACCGATAAAGCCTACATTGTTGCGCAGGCAGAGCGCTCGCTGGTGAATTTGCACACCGATTATCTTGACCTACTGCTTATCCACCGTCCCGATCCGCTGATGGACGCGGACGATACCGCAGAGGGTCTTATCGCGCTGCATCAAAGTGGTAAAGTGAAACATTTTGGCGTGTCAAACTTCACACCCGCACAGTTTCAACTGCTGCAATCTAGGCTGCCGTTTGCACTGGTGACCAATCAGGTCGAGATTTCACCGATACACCAGCCGGCTATCCTTGACGGTACTTTGGATAGTTGCCAGCAGGCGCGCATCCACCCCATGGCCTGGTCCTGTCTGGGGCAGGGACGGATATTTAATGATGCAGAGTTCAAGCCATTGCGCGACGAGCTGCAAAAAGTGGCCGAAGAGGTCGGTGCGCTGACTATCGATCAGGTCATTTACGCCTGGATTATGCGTTTACCTTCAAAGCCACTGCCTATCCTTGGCACCGGTAAGATTGAGCGTGTTGTCTCCGCGTGGGAGGCATTATCGCTTAATCTTGACCGCCAGCAGTGGTTCCGCATTCGCAAGGCGGCGTTAGGTTACGACGTACCGTAA
- a CDS encoding FUSC family protein yields MNLSWLEWKNTLWGKATAAQWRYALRNSIAMCLALWIAFVLELDEPYWALTSAAVVSFPTVGGVISKSIGRVFGSVLGASAAVLIAGHCLNDPWLFTLFIAAWLGLCTYVSNLYQNNVSYAFALAGYTAAIIAFSTVNVTDTGTIFDIAQARVCEVITGILCGAFMMMVLPSTSDGDALLTSLRKMHVQLLEHAQLLWRSEVTHQIRVSHEGVINQILTLNLLRIQAFWSHYRLRQQNNLLNYLLHQQLRLTSYISSLRRMMLNWPNPPENLNQVLATLLEQLREPDMTQYQLAKTLTLIRPQDPADYRHHAFWQRLRDFCWLYLRTEHLLQQVENANLVAVEQIRAPKVSRLTRHADSYEAAYSGFRTFICIVIACAYWINTQWDSGAAGVTLAAIGCVLYSSTASPINSITLLTKSLVLLFISCYILKFGLMVQINDFWLFCAFLLPMLTTMQLCKLQLKRYAALWGQLIVFGGSFLAVTNPPTYDYQSFINDGLAKIAGIMLAGIAFQVLRPSSDQRKSRRLIRALRRDFIDQLSRRPQLSHLQFESLIYYRVNLLNQSQDQLSRTWLLRWGVVLLNCSHIVWQLREWETRSNPLSKVRDICIHCLKGIMTERGVSHQRLEASLAELQRISEVLARHPDASARQLAGVIWRLYCSLSQLQSAINIEDVTTGPSEPAPKPA; encoded by the coding sequence GTGAATCTCTCGTGGCTGGAATGGAAAAATACGCTGTGGGGTAAAGCAACGGCGGCTCAGTGGCGCTATGCGTTGCGTAATTCTATCGCCATGTGTCTCGCGCTGTGGATTGCCTTTGTGCTGGAGCTTGACGAACCTTACTGGGCACTGACCTCGGCCGCCGTGGTCAGTTTTCCCACCGTCGGTGGCGTGATAAGCAAAAGTATTGGCCGCGTGTTCGGCAGCGTACTCGGCGCGTCGGCGGCGGTCCTGATTGCCGGACACTGCCTCAATGATCCTTGGCTGTTCACGCTCTTTATTGCGGCGTGGTTAGGCTTGTGCACCTACGTGTCAAACCTCTATCAAAACAATGTCTCTTACGCCTTTGCGCTGGCCGGATACACGGCGGCCATCATCGCCTTCTCAACGGTTAACGTCACCGACACCGGCACCATTTTCGATATCGCGCAGGCTAGGGTTTGCGAAGTCATTACCGGAATTTTGTGCGGCGCCTTTATGATGATGGTGCTGCCCAGCACCTCCGACGGCGATGCGCTGCTGACGTCGCTGCGCAAGATGCATGTGCAACTGCTTGAGCACGCGCAGCTGCTGTGGCGCAGTGAAGTGACCCATCAGATCCGCGTGTCGCATGAAGGGGTAATCAATCAGATTCTGACACTGAATCTGCTACGCATTCAGGCATTCTGGAGTCACTACCGACTGCGCCAGCAGAATAATTTACTCAACTACCTGCTGCACCAGCAGCTGCGGCTGACCAGCTATATTTCCAGCCTGCGCAGGATGATGCTCAATTGGCCTAACCCACCCGAAAACCTTAATCAGGTTTTGGCTACGTTGCTCGAGCAGCTCCGCGAGCCTGATATGACGCAATATCAGTTAGCAAAAACCCTGACGCTTATTCGTCCACAGGATCCGGCCGACTACCGGCACCACGCATTTTGGCAGCGTCTACGCGATTTCTGCTGGCTTTATCTGCGCACCGAACACCTGTTACAGCAGGTCGAAAATGCCAATTTGGTTGCCGTGGAGCAGATACGAGCGCCGAAGGTCAGCCGCCTGACTCGCCACGCTGACAGCTACGAAGCAGCTTACAGCGGTTTTCGCACCTTTATTTGCATCGTGATTGCCTGCGCCTACTGGATTAACACGCAGTGGGATTCCGGCGCAGCGGGCGTGACTCTGGCGGCCATCGGCTGCGTGCTTTATTCCTCCACCGCCTCCCCCATCAACAGCATCACCCTGCTAACCAAGTCACTGGTTTTGCTGTTTATTAGCTGCTACATCCTGAAGTTTGGCCTGATGGTACAAATCAACGACTTTTGGCTATTTTGCGCCTTTTTATTGCCGATGCTCACCACCATGCAGCTGTGCAAATTGCAGTTGAAACGCTATGCCGCCCTTTGGGGACAGCTTATCGTGTTTGGTGGATCGTTTTTGGCGGTGACGAATCCCCCCACCTACGACTATCAATCCTTTATCAATGACGGGCTGGCAAAAATAGCCGGCATCATGCTGGCGGGAATAGCCTTTCAGGTGTTACGCCCCAGCTCGGACCAGCGCAAAAGCCGCCGCCTGATCCGCGCGCTGCGCCGTGATTTTATCGACCAGCTCAGCCGCAGGCCGCAGCTTTCACACTTGCAGTTTGAATCGCTGATTTACTATCGCGTCAACCTGCTTAACCAGAGCCAGGATCAGCTCTCTCGCACCTGGCTCCTGCGCTGGGGCGTGGTATTGCTCAACTGTAGCCACATCGTGTGGCAGCTGAGAGAGTGGGAAACGCGGTCAAATCCACTGTCCAAAGTGCGGGATATCTGTATTCACTGCCTGAAGGGGATTATGACCGAACGCGGAGTCAGTCATCAGCGCCTCGAGGCGAGCCTGGCCGAGCTGCAGCGTATTAGCGAGGTACTGGCGCGCCATCCGGATGCTTCTGCGCGCCAGTTGGCGGGCGTTATCTGGCGTCTTTATTGCTCGCTTTCACAGTTGCAGTCGGCGATAAATATTGAGGACGTGACAACAGGCCCTAGCGAGCCTGCGCCCAAACCTGCCTGA
- a CDS encoding HlyD family secretion protein: protein MKFKTIKYFSTIAVVAVALCAGWLMWNYYMQSPWTRDGKVRAELVDITPEVSGRITDITVHDNQYVHVGEVLFKLDPVPFQIAVDNAQASVDKAQADVDKANHEALRRQKLGREVISSESLDQSVLEAKSMQASLASARAALEQARWNLSKTTIFAPTDGFITNLQARKGNYASTGTPLVALIDAHSFYVLGYFEETKLKHINVGNQADIILYNGNIPLKGQVESIGRAIYDQSVESSTGLLLDVKPNVPWVRLAQRVPVRIKIENIPLNLVLVAGTTCTISIHY from the coding sequence ATGAAATTTAAGACAATTAAATATTTTTCAACGATAGCGGTGGTTGCCGTCGCACTCTGTGCTGGTTGGTTGATGTGGAACTATTACATGCAGTCGCCGTGGACGCGTGATGGAAAAGTTCGCGCCGAATTAGTTGATATCACACCAGAAGTGTCCGGAAGAATCACCGATATTACGGTTCATGACAATCAATATGTCCATGTGGGAGAGGTTCTGTTTAAGCTTGACCCGGTGCCTTTCCAAATTGCGGTCGATAACGCACAGGCCTCGGTAGACAAAGCACAGGCCGACGTTGACAAGGCGAACCATGAGGCGCTACGCAGGCAAAAGCTGGGACGCGAGGTTATCTCCAGCGAGTCTCTGGATCAGTCCGTTCTGGAAGCCAAGTCAATGCAGGCGAGTCTTGCCTCTGCCCGGGCTGCGCTAGAACAGGCGCGCTGGAATTTAAGCAAAACCACAATATTTGCCCCAACAGACGGCTTTATCACTAACCTTCAGGCTCGCAAAGGTAACTATGCCTCCACGGGAACGCCCTTAGTCGCGCTCATCGATGCACATTCGTTTTATGTTTTAGGCTATTTCGAAGAAACAAAACTTAAACACATCAACGTCGGGAATCAGGCCGATATTATTTTGTATAACGGCAATATTCCACTTAAGGGGCAGGTTGAAAGTATTGGCCGAGCCATATATGACCAGAGCGTAGAAAGCTCAACCGGCTTATTACTTGATGTAAAACCGAATGTGCCGTGGGTGAGACTGGCGCAGCGCGTTCCGGTGAGAATAAAAATTGAGAATATACCGCTGAATTTGGTTTTAGTGGCGGGCACGACCTGCACAATTTCAATTCATTATTAA
- a CDS encoding DUF1656 domain-containing protein produces MIAQMFHSGPFLQDLVLGASLYFPPIFKAFLLGLLIWLLIHHLLRDWIYSGEIWHPTLMDLSLFVISICAALFLIVNE; encoded by the coding sequence GTGATTGCCCAAATGTTCCATTCTGGTCCTTTTCTCCAAGATCTTGTCCTGGGTGCCTCCCTTTATTTCCCTCCTATTTTTAAAGCTTTTTTACTTGGGCTACTCATTTGGCTATTAATTCATCATCTGCTGCGGGACTGGATCTATTCTGGTGAGATATGGCATCCGACGTTGATGGATTTATCTCTATTTGTCATTTCAATATGCGCTGCACTGTTTCTTATCGTGAACGAGTAA
- the slyA gene encoding transcriptional regulator SlyA — protein sequence MESNLGSDLARLVRVWRALIDDRLKPLELTQTHWVTLHNINMLPPEQSQIQLAKAIGIEQPSLVRTLDQLEEKRLITRQTCASDRRAKRIKLTDEAAPIINQMETVITDTRKEILSGMSSTDITLLLEMLARLEKNISSLQNKP from the coding sequence TTGGAATCGAATCTTGGGTCAGATCTCGCACGATTAGTTCGTGTCTGGCGTGCGTTGATTGACGACCGACTTAAGCCGTTGGAGCTGACGCAAACGCATTGGGTTACTTTGCATAACATCAATATGTTGCCGCCTGAGCAGTCACAAATTCAGTTGGCGAAGGCGATTGGTATTGAACAGCCCTCTTTGGTCAGAACGCTGGATCAACTTGAGGAGAAGAGGTTGATAACCCGTCAGACCTGCGCCAGCGATCGTCGCGCTAAACGTATTAAACTGACAGACGAGGCTGCACCTATCATCAATCAGATGGAAACGGTGATTACCGATACTCGCAAGGAAATTTTATCGGGTATGTCCTCTACCGATATCACTCTGCTGCTTGAAATGCTGGCCAGATTAGAAAAAAATATTTCTTCATTGCAGAACAAACCTTAA
- a CDS encoding glycine zipper 2TM domain-containing protein yields the protein MIKRILIVALMGTSLAGCVSDNALSGNVYSASQAKQVQYVTYGTLVSVRPVQIQGGDENNVIGAIGGAVLGGFLGNTIGGGAGRSLATAGGAVAGAVAGQGVSSALNRSNGVELQVRKDDGNTIMVVQKADSNTKYYVGQRVSMASSGSTITVSPSV from the coding sequence ATGATCAAGCGTATTCTCATCGTCGCTCTGATGGGCACTTCCCTCGCGGGTTGTGTTAGCGACAACGCACTGTCGGGCAATGTTTACTCAGCCTCTCAGGCGAAACAGGTTCAGTATGTAACTTACGGCACGCTGGTCTCTGTGCGTCCGGTACAAATTCAAGGTGGCGACGAAAACAACGTGATCGGCGCAATCGGCGGGGCTGTGTTAGGTGGCTTCCTCGGTAACACCATCGGCGGTGGCGCAGGCCGCAGCCTCGCAACGGCGGGCGGTGCTGTAGCCGGTGCTGTAGCGGGCCAGGGCGTTTCAAGCGCATTGAACCGCTCTAACGGCGTTGAGCTTCAGGTCCGTAAAGACGATGGCAACACCATCATGGTGGTGCAAAAAGCCGACAGCAATACCAAATACTATGTTGGCCAACGTGTCAGCATGGCGAGCAGCGGCAGCACCATTACCGTTTCTCCAAGCGTTTAA
- the anmK gene encoding anhydro-N-acetylmuramic acid kinase, with product MKSGRYIGVMSGTSLDGVDVVLAAIDERMVAQQASYLHPIPQAIKDAVLGMCQGQAVTLAQVGELDAQLGQLFAEAVLGLIKQSGIAAEEVTAIGCHGQTVWHQPKGDTPFSMQLGDNNRIAAMTGITTIGDFRRRDMAWGGQGAPLVPAFHQALLAHPTERRMILNIGGIANLSLLLPGQPIRGYDTGPGNMLMDAWIWQHKQRPYDQNAEWASEGHVDLTLLQHMLADPYFSEPAPKSTGREYFNQSWLDKQLAQVHPLSPEDVQATLAELTATSITEQVQLAGGCDRLLVCGGGARNPLVMARMSAMLPGTEVSSTDAFGVSGDDMEALAFAWLAFRTLSGKPGNLPSVTGASRETVLGAIYPVFSNTPRQ from the coding sequence ATGAAGTCAGGCCGTTATATTGGCGTTATGTCCGGCACCAGCCTTGATGGTGTTGATGTGGTTCTGGCGGCAATTGATGAGCGGATGGTGGCTCAGCAGGCAAGTTATCTGCATCCCATACCTCAGGCAATTAAAGATGCAGTGCTCGGTATGTGTCAGGGGCAGGCGGTAACGCTGGCGCAGGTGGGTGAGCTGGACGCCCAGCTGGGGCAGCTATTTGCTGAAGCCGTGCTAGGTCTTATAAAGCAGTCGGGCATTGCCGCTGAAGAAGTGACGGCGATAGGCTGTCACGGACAAACCGTGTGGCACCAGCCCAAGGGCGACACCCCTTTTTCCATGCAGCTCGGCGACAATAATCGCATTGCGGCGATGACCGGTATCACCACCATTGGTGATTTTCGCCGCCGCGACATGGCCTGGGGCGGGCAGGGTGCACCGTTGGTTCCCGCTTTTCATCAAGCGCTGTTGGCGCACCCTACCGAGCGGCGGATGATCCTTAACATTGGTGGCATCGCCAATCTGTCTTTGCTGCTGCCAGGACAGCCGATTCGCGGCTATGATACTGGCCCAGGTAACATGCTAATGGACGCCTGGATTTGGCAACATAAGCAACGCCCTTACGACCAGAATGCTGAATGGGCCAGCGAAGGGCACGTCGACCTGACTCTGCTACAGCACATGCTTGCCGACCCCTATTTCTCAGAGCCTGCACCTAAAAGCACCGGGCGTGAGTATTTTAATCAGTCCTGGCTTGATAAACAGCTGGCGCAGGTGCATCCACTCTCGCCTGAGGACGTGCAGGCGACGCTAGCCGAGCTGACGGCTACCAGCATTACCGAGCAGGTACAGCTTGCGGGAGGTTGCGACAGGCTGTTGGTGTGCGGCGGCGGTGCGCGTAATCCGTTAGTGATGGCACGAATGTCGGCCATGCTGCCGGGTACCGAGGTGAGCAGCACCGATGCGTTTGGCGTCAGCGGTGACGACATGGAGGCGCTGGCCTTTGCCTGGCTGGCATTTCGCACGCTCTCTGGCAAGCCCGGCAACCTGCCTTCGGTCACCGGTGCCAGCCGTGAGACTGTACTGGGTGCGATTTATCCGGTTTTTTCAAACACTCCCCGCCAGTAG
- a CDS encoding MliC family protein: MKTALLALAGVALSGCSLMDHKPAQSDKAVLHYTCGTTPLTVTLNKPAREVSLVLDGIQLHLPQVEAASGTRYSDGHYTFWSKGNAALVQRGDDVIINDCDLLNSGAK, translated from the coding sequence ATAAAAACGGCGCTGCTGGCGCTGGCGGGTGTTGCGCTCTCGGGTTGTAGCCTGATGGACCATAAACCCGCACAGTCTGATAAAGCTGTACTCCATTACACCTGCGGCACTACGCCGTTGACCGTCACGCTCAACAAACCGGCGCGTGAGGTTTCACTGGTGCTCGACGGTATCCAGCTGCACCTGCCGCAGGTAGAGGCGGCCTCAGGCACGCGCTACAGCGACGGCCATTATACTTTCTGGTCTAAAGGGAATGCGGCACTGGTGCAACGTGGTGATGACGTCATCATCAATGATTGTGATCTGCTGAACAGTGGAGCAAAATAA
- the pdxH gene encoding pyridoxamine 5'-phosphate oxidase — protein sequence MAENSEFDVADLRREYIRGGLRRKDLTAEPLPLFERWLKQACEAKLPDPTAMCVATVDENGQPYQRIVLLKHFDEKGMVFFTNLGSRKAQQLAVNPRISLLFPWHMLDRQVIVLGQAERLPTLDVMKYFTSRPKDSQIGAWVSQQSTRISARGILESKFLELKQKFSQGEVPLPSFWGGFRVKFDSMEFWQGGEHRLHDRFIYQREGASDVNSPTTGWKIDRLAP from the coding sequence ATGGCTGAAAATAGTGAATTTGATGTCGCAGACTTGCGACGTGAATATATTCGCGGTGGTCTGCGCCGCAAAGATTTGACGGCTGAGCCGCTGCCGCTGTTTGAGCGGTGGCTCAAGCAGGCGTGCGAGGCCAAGCTGCCTGACCCGACCGCCATGTGCGTGGCGACGGTGGATGAAAACGGTCAGCCTTATCAACGCATCGTGCTACTCAAGCACTTTGATGAAAAAGGAATGGTGTTCTTTACCAACCTAGGCAGTCGTAAGGCCCAGCAGTTGGCGGTGAATCCGCGCATTAGCCTACTTTTCCCGTGGCACATGCTTGACCGTCAGGTCATCGTGTTGGGTCAGGCCGAGCGTTTACCTACGCTGGACGTGATGAAGTATTTCACCAGTCGTCCAAAAGACAGTCAGATTGGCGCCTGGGTTTCCCAGCAGTCAACGCGCATCTCGGCGCGCGGAATTCTTGAAAGCAAATTCCTTGAGCTTAAGCAGAAATTCAGTCAGGGCGAGGTGCCGTTGCCGAGCTTCTGGGGCGGTTTCCGCGTTAAATTTGACTCTATGGAGTTTTGGCAGGGTGGCGAACATCGCCTGCATGACCGCTTTATTTATCAGCGCGAAGGCGCCAGTGACGTCAATTCCCCGACAACGGGTTGGAAAATAGACCGTCTCGCCCCGTAA
- the tyrS gene encoding tyrosine--tRNA ligase: MASSNLIQQLQERGLIAQVTDEKALAERLAQGPIALYCGFDPTADSLHLGHLVPLLCLKRFQLDGHKPVALVGGATGLIGDPSFKASERKLNTNETVNEWVEKIRQQVSPFLDFSCGENSAITANNYDWFGGMNVLTFLRDIGKHFSVNQMINKEAVKQRLNRDDSGISFTEFSYNLLQGYDFSSLYGLHQVELQIGGSDQWGNITSGIDLTRRLHQKQVFGLTVPLITKADGTKFGKTEGGAVWLDPKKTSPYKFYQFWINTADADVYRFLKFFTFMSLEDINVLEEEDKNSGKAPRAQYVLAELVTGMVHGEEGLAAARRITASLFSGSLSDMTEADFAQLAQDGMPTIELEGDADLQHALVTSELEPSRGRARTAITSNAVVVNGEKQADPEYKFSANDRLFDRYTLLRRGKKNYCLAVWK; this comes from the coding sequence ATGGCCAGCAGCAACTTGATTCAACAATTGCAGGAGCGGGGGTTAATTGCCCAGGTTACGGACGAAAAAGCGTTAGCAGAGCGACTGGCGCAAGGGCCAATTGCACTCTATTGCGGTTTCGATCCTACCGCCGATAGTCTGCATTTGGGCCATCTGGTGCCTTTGCTGTGCCTGAAACGCTTCCAGCTCGACGGCCACAAGCCGGTGGCTCTGGTCGGGGGCGCAACGGGTCTTATTGGCGACCCAAGCTTTAAAGCCAGCGAACGTAAGCTGAACACAAACGAAACTGTGAATGAGTGGGTTGAAAAAATCCGTCAGCAGGTTTCGCCATTCCTGGACTTTAGCTGTGGTGAGAACAGCGCTATCACTGCCAACAACTACGACTGGTTTGGCGGCATGAACGTGCTGACTTTCCTGCGGGATATCGGCAAGCATTTCTCTGTGAATCAGATGATTAACAAAGAAGCGGTGAAGCAGCGCCTTAACCGTGACGACAGCGGCATCTCTTTCACCGAATTCTCCTATAACCTGTTGCAGGGCTACGATTTCTCTTCTCTGTATGGTCTGCATCAGGTTGAGCTGCAAATCGGCGGCTCTGACCAGTGGGGCAACATCACCTCTGGTATTGACCTGACCCGTCGTCTGCACCAAAAGCAGGTATTTGGCCTGACGGTACCGCTTATCACCAAAGCCGATGGCACCAAATTTGGTAAAACCGAAGGCGGCGCGGTGTGGTTGGATCCGAAGAAAACCAGTCCGTACAAGTTCTACCAATTCTGGATTAATACCGCCGATGCCGACGTTTACCGCTTCCTGAAATTCTTTACGTTCATGAGCCTCGAAGATATTAACGTGCTGGAAGAAGAAGACAAAAACAGCGGTAAGGCACCGCGCGCGCAGTACGTGCTGGCCGAACTGGTTACTGGCATGGTGCACGGAGAGGAGGGCCTGGCGGCGGCACGTCGTATTACCGCGAGCCTGTTCTCCGGGTCACTGAGTGACATGACCGAGGCTGACTTCGCCCAACTGGCGCAGGACGGCATGCCGACCATCGAGCTGGAAGGTGACGCTGACTTGCAGCATGCGCTGGTTACCTCCGAGCTGGAGCCTTCCCGAGGCCGTGCCCGTACCGCGATTACGTCCAATGCTGTGGTAGTGAACGGTGAGAAACAGGCTGACCCTGAATACAAATTCAGCGCCAACGATCGTCTGTTTGATCGCTACACGCTGCTGCGCCGAGGCAAGAAGAACTACTGCTTGGCAGTCTGGAAATAA
- the pdxY gene encoding pyridoxal kinase PdxY, which produces MKNILSIQSHTVFGHAGNSAAEFPMRRMGANVWPLNTVQFSNHTQYGHWTGCVMPASHLTDIVRGIAEIDRLKDCDAVLSGYIGSAEQGEHILQIVKQVKEANPNAWYFCDPVMGHPEKGCIVAPGVAEFHCKLALVNCDIIAPNLLELEMLSGCTVSNVEESVAAARELIAKGPKVVLIKHLSRAGYHSDRFEMLLVTAEEAWHIHRPLVDFGVRQPVGVGDLTSGLLLVDLLKGEALDKALEHVTAAVYEVMLATHSMGEYELQVVAAQDKIVNPGHHFPAVKL; this is translated from the coding sequence ATGAAAAATATTCTCTCGATTCAATCCCACACCGTTTTTGGTCACGCAGGCAACAGCGCGGCAGAGTTTCCTATGCGCCGCATGGGCGCAAACGTTTGGCCGCTGAATACCGTTCAGTTCTCCAACCATACGCAATACGGCCATTGGACCGGTTGCGTGATGCCAGCCAGTCATCTGACTGACATTGTGCGCGGAATCGCCGAAATTGACCGTCTAAAAGACTGCGATGCGGTGCTCAGTGGATACATCGGTTCTGCAGAGCAGGGCGAACACATTCTGCAGATTGTTAAACAGGTGAAAGAAGCGAATCCCAACGCGTGGTATTTTTGTGACCCGGTAATGGGGCACCCTGAAAAGGGCTGCATTGTTGCGCCTGGCGTAGCCGAGTTTCACTGCAAGCTGGCGTTGGTGAACTGCGATATAATTGCGCCAAACCTGCTGGAGTTGGAAATGCTCAGCGGTTGCACCGTCAGCAACGTTGAAGAGTCGGTGGCGGCGGCGCGTGAACTGATCGCCAAAGGGCCAAAAGTGGTGCTTATCAAGCATCTGAGCCGCGCCGGATATCACAGCGATCGTTTTGAAATGCTGCTGGTCACCGCCGAAGAAGCCTGGCACATTCATCGCCCATTGGTTGATTTTGGCGTGCGTCAGCCGGTTGGCGTAGGCGATTTAACCAGCGGACTGTTGCTGGTGGACTTGCTGAAGGGCGAGGCGCTGGATAAAGCGTTAGAGCACGTAACGGCCGCAGTGTATGAAGTCATGCTGGCAACCCATTCGATGGGGGAGTATGAGCTACAGGTTGTGGCCGCGCAGGACAAGATTGTTAATCCTGGTCATCACTTCCCGGCGGTTAAGCTTTAA
- the gstA gene encoding glutathione transferase GstA, with product MKLYYKPGACSLSPHIVLREAGIDFTITRVDLATKKTEQGDDFFQVNPKGQIPTLLLDDGTILTEGVAIVQYIADQKPDRQLLPEVGSLARYHALEWLNYVATELHKGFSPLFNPKTPDEFKVVTREALDKKFAYVNSSLKGKQFLLGNRFSVADAYLFTVMGWAKALKFDLSALSDLNEYLDRVASRPAVDAALVAEGLK from the coding sequence ATGAAACTTTATTATAAACCAGGTGCTTGTTCGCTTTCTCCTCACATCGTTTTGCGTGAGGCCGGTATTGATTTCACTATCACCCGCGTTGATTTGGCCACCAAAAAAACCGAGCAGGGTGATGACTTCTTCCAGGTCAATCCTAAAGGACAAATCCCGACGCTGTTACTTGATGACGGCACCATACTCACTGAAGGCGTGGCGATTGTTCAGTACATTGCGGATCAGAAACCTGACCGCCAACTGCTGCCGGAAGTGGGTTCGCTGGCGCGCTATCATGCACTTGAGTGGCTCAACTACGTGGCGACCGAACTGCATAAAGGCTTTAGCCCGCTGTTCAATCCTAAAACGCCTGATGAGTTTAAAGTCGTGACCCGCGAAGCACTCGACAAAAAATTTGCCTACGTTAATTCTTCATTGAAAGGTAAGCAGTTCCTGCTCGGTAACCGCTTTAGCGTGGCCGATGCTTATCTGTTTACGGTCATGGGTTGGGCAAAAGCGTTGAAATTTGACCTGTCTGCACTCAGTGATCTGAATGAGTATCTTGACCGCGTAGCATCACGCCCAGCGGTTGACGCCGCCTTGGTGGCTGAAGGCCTGAAGTAA